The following DNA comes from Kitasatospora sp. NBC_01287.
GCCCATGGCGACCGTGAGCCAGCTGGTCCCGAGCCCGAGCAGCACCATGACGCCGATCGCGGCGAGCCAGTCGAGGAAGCCCGCGTGCGGGCGGAACCCCATCGCGAACCCGACGCCGATCACGGCCGCGTCGGCGATCAGGCTGCGCACCGTCGTGGCGACGACATGACCGGTCAGCACGGCGCCGCGAGAGACGTCCATGGCCTTGAACCGGTTGATGATGCCGGTGGTCAGATCCCCGTTCACGGCCGTCGCGGTCGGCCCCAGCCCGTAGGTGATGGCCATCACGATCAGGCCCGGCACCGCGTAGTCGATGTACCTGCCGGGCACCTTGAAGGCGCCGCCGAAGACGTAGACGAACATGAGCATCATCACGAGGGGGAACAGGACCGCCTGGAACACCGCGGACGGATTGCGCACCGTGTGCTTGAAGTTGCGGCGCAGCATGATCGCCGAGTCGCCGAGCGAGGTCGTCAGCGTGCTCATCGTGCGTTCTCCTGTGTGCTGGTGTGACCGGTCAGGGCGAAGAAGACGTCGTCGAGGTCCGGGGTGTGCACCGAGAACTCCGCCGCGCTGATCAGGTGTTCGTCGAGCCGGTCCAGCAGGGCCCGCAGCGACCTGGAGCCGCCGTCGCTGGGCACCCGCAGCACCAGGTCCTGGTCGTCCCGGGTGGCGTCGGGCAGCACCCGGGCCGCCGCGTCGAGTTCGTGCGGGGCGGCGAACCGGAGCCGGACGTGGGTGCCGGGGATCTGGCGCTTGAGCTCCTCGGGGGTGCCCTGGGCGACGATGCGGCCCTGGTCGAGCACCGCGACCCGGTCGGCCAGCTGGTCGGCCTCCTCCAGGTACTGGGTGGTGAGGAAGATGGTGGTGCCCTCGGCCACCAGCTCGCGGACGATCTCCCACATGGTGCGCCTGCTGCGCGGGTCCAGACCCGTCGTCGGCTCGTCCAGGAAGATGATCCGCGGGGCCCCGACCAGCGTCATCGCCAGGTCCAACTTCCGCCGCATGCCGCCGGAGTAGGTCGCCACCATCTTCTGCGCCGACTCCGCCAGGTCGAACCGCCCCAGCAGCCGCGCGACCACCTGGTCACCGGAGCGCACCCGCCTCAGGTCCGCCATCAGCCGCAGGTTCTCCCTGCCGGTCAGCAGCTCGTCCACCGCGGCGAACTGGCCGGTCACGCCGATGACCTTGCGCACCTCCTTGGTGGCCCGCACCACGTCGTGCCCGGCCACGCGCACCGTGCCGGCGTCGGCCGTCAGCAGCGTGGTCAGGACGTTCACCGTCGTCGTCTTGCCGGCCCCGTTCGGGCCGAGCATGGAGAAGACCGATCCTTCGGCGACCTCGAAGTCGACGCCGTCGAGTACGGTCCGCTCCCCGTATGCCTTCCGCAGTCCCGAGACCGCGATCACTGGATTCCTCATGCCTCCAGCGTCGCCACCGGCCCTGACACGGGGCTGACACCGTCCTGACACGGCTGCCGAGGGCGCGGGCGGGCG
Coding sequences within:
- a CDS encoding ABC transporter permease → MSTLTTSLGDSAIMLRRNFKHTVRNPSAVFQAVLFPLVMMLMFVYVFGGAFKVPGRYIDYAVPGLIVMAITYGLGPTATAVNGDLTTGIINRFKAMDVSRGAVLTGHVVATTVRSLIADAAVIGVGFAMGFRPHAGFLDWLAAIGVMVLLGLGTSWLTVAMGLAAKTAESAGMATVPLIMLPFLSSAFVPADTMGTGVRQFAEYQPFTPIIETLRGLLTGTPSTGDTLAALAWCVGFGVLGYAWAIASFKKRA
- a CDS encoding ATP-binding cassette domain-containing protein produces the protein MRNPVIAVSGLRKAYGERTVLDGVDFEVAEGSVFSMLGPNGAGKTTTVNVLTTLLTADAGTVRVAGHDVVRATKEVRKVIGVTGQFAAVDELLTGRENLRLMADLRRVRSGDQVVARLLGRFDLAESAQKMVATYSGGMRRKLDLAMTLVGAPRIIFLDEPTTGLDPRSRRTMWEIVRELVAEGTTIFLTTQYLEEADQLADRVAVLDQGRIVAQGTPEELKRQIPGTHVRLRFAAPHELDAAARVLPDATRDDQDLVLRVPSDGGSRSLRALLDRLDEHLISAAEFSVHTPDLDDVFFALTGHTSTQENAR